From the genome of Pukyongia salina, one region includes:
- the tgt gene encoding tRNA guanosine(34) transglycosylase Tgt: MHFKLEGKDEQSSARAGTIKTGHGSIETPIFMPVGTVGTVKGVHQRELSEDINPDIILGNTYHLYLRPQTQILIKAGGLHKFMNWDRNILTDSGGYQVYSLSANRKIKEEGVKFKSHIDGSYHVFTPENVMEIQRAIGADIIMAFDECTPYPCDYNYAKRSMHMTHRWLDRCLSHLEKTPLKYDYEQAFFPIVQGSTYKDLREQSAEYIANAGAVGNAIGGLSVGEPAEEMYEMTAVVTNILPEDKPRYLMGVGTPINILENIALGIDMFDCVMPTRNGRNGMLFTAHGTINIKNKKWEDDFSAIDEMNITWVDTAYSKAYLRHLFTVNEMLGRQIATIHNLGFYMWLVREARKHILDGDFRSWKDKMVKQMDKRL; this comes from the coding sequence ATGCACTTCAAACTTGAAGGGAAAGATGAACAATCGTCTGCCAGGGCGGGTACCATAAAAACGGGTCACGGTAGTATTGAAACGCCAATCTTCATGCCTGTGGGTACTGTTGGGACCGTGAAAGGAGTGCATCAGCGCGAACTTTCGGAAGATATAAATCCGGATATCATTCTTGGTAATACCTATCATCTTTATCTAAGGCCTCAAACACAGATCCTCATAAAAGCAGGAGGATTACATAAATTCATGAATTGGGACCGAAATATCCTTACCGATAGCGGCGGTTACCAGGTGTATTCGCTTTCAGCAAACAGAAAGATAAAAGAGGAGGGCGTTAAATTTAAATCGCATATAGATGGTAGCTATCATGTTTTCACACCGGAAAATGTAATGGAAATTCAAAGAGCTATCGGCGCCGATATTATTATGGCATTCGATGAATGTACTCCTTATCCATGCGATTATAATTATGCCAAACGATCCATGCATATGACGCACCGTTGGCTGGACCGTTGCCTTTCTCATTTGGAGAAAACCCCTTTAAAATACGATTATGAGCAGGCTTTTTTCCCTATAGTGCAGGGAAGTACCTACAAAGATCTGCGTGAACAGTCTGCCGAATATATCGCGAATGCGGGAGCGGTAGGGAATGCCATAGGAGGTCTATCAGTGGGAGAACCGGCAGAGGAGATGTACGAGATGACTGCGGTGGTTACCAACATACTCCCGGAGGATAAACCGCGTTATCTAATGGGCGTGGGAACTCCTATCAATATATTAGAAAACATAGCTCTGGGTATCGATATGTTCGATTGTGTGATGCCTACCAGAAATGGACGGAACGGTATGTTATTCACTGCCCATGGCACCATAAACATCAAGAATAAAAAATGGGAGGACGATTTTTCTGCCATCGATGAGATGAATATCACCTGGGTGGACACAGCCTATAGTAAAGCCTATTTACGACATCTGTTTACAGTAAATGAGATGTTGGGAAGGCAGATCGCTACTATTCATAATCTGGGTTTTTATATGTGGTTGGTTCGTGAAGCCAGAAAACATATCTTAGACGGAGATTTCAGATCGTGGAAGGATAAGATGGTAAAACAAATGGATAAGCGCTTATAA